A stretch of DNA from Cannabis sativa cultivar Pink pepper isolate KNU-18-1 chromosome X, ASM2916894v1, whole genome shotgun sequence:
TCAGAAGAAATTGGGATGGTTTTTGAACGAGTTTAGGTCACTATCTATGTGGGCGAAGGTTAGATTTTCTTAATGTGGATTTCcaatttcttattttattagtatatctgtatattaataattttattaaatacaatATACTATGTTAACTGTGGCTTGATTTGATCAATTCATATTATCGTCACctaattttagttttaattttgtttttgaaggGTTCTCTTCTCTCAGTTTTGAGACAATTTGCTTGCTTGAAGAGTGACAAGCAAGCAATTTCTGTGGGATTTGTGGGATATTTCAATGTTGGGAAGTCATCAGTTATCAACACATTGCGAACAAAAACTGTAATAATCTTGATCTTTTTTGATGCTTCTGGTTCAATCCTACATTGAATGTCAAATAGTGTCCTAAAAGAACTAAATATGTTGGACCATATATGGTTCTTGTGTTCTTTATATAATAACATTTATTacttcttatttttaaaaatatataaaatgaaaaCATTTATTGTGGTCTTGGAAAATATTTCATGGTTATTTTTGTTATCAAACGATGTATCAGTTCCTTTCCTTGCAATTAAGGAAATTCATCTTTTAAGGTGTTAATGTGTATGTCCATGCTTTTTCTAATTATAGATTTTAAGCTTTACTTTTGATGTTAAAAAAACATGTATGATATTTTGTTTGAGAGATGTTGAGTAGTGTTGACATTGAGTTCGGATGTTTTGATGCACATATTCAACcttgtaaataatatatttgtAATGCTTTGACTGTACTTCGAAGTATTATACTCGGTTGCctctttaaactttttttttcctttatatatatttttcttctgATTTTCGATAGTCATGGGATTGTGATTTATGTAGTTTATTTCTTAATTGGTTAActtatttatgttttattttatcaCAGGTTTGCAAGGTTGCTCCTATCCCTGGGGAAACTAAAGTATGGCAATCTATCACACTTACAAAGAGGATTTTCTTAATTGATTGTCCTGGGGTTGTTTATCAAAACAACCATGACACCGAAACAGATATTGTGTTGAAGGGAGTGGTAAGTTgctgtttttgtttttcttaataCTTCTTCTTTATTGGATATACATAAATCTTCCGTAGATTTTATTGCTGTATGTTTGTCATGTAATACATCACGAGAGAGATTATGCTAATACTTTATTGTCAGGTTCGTGTCACAAACTTGGAAGATGCTTCAGAACACATAGGAGAAGTTTTGACTCGTGTTAAGAAAGAGCGCCTAGAAAGAGCTTACAAGATAAAAGACTGGTA
This window harbors:
- the LOC133032656 gene encoding nuclear/nucleolar GTPase 2-like, yielding MWAKGSLLSVLRQFACLKSDKQAISVGFVGYFNVGKSSVINTLRTKTVCKVAPIPGETKVWQSITLTKRIFLIDCPGVVYQNNHDTETDIVLKGVVRVTNLEDASEHIGEVLTRVKKERLERAYKIKDWYYLC